In a single window of the Terrirubrum flagellatum genome:
- a CDS encoding DUF1428 domain-containing protein has product MTYVDGFVVPVPKKKLPDYLKLARRARKVWMEHGALSYVEAVADDAPVGEITSFPRSVKLKPDETVIFSWITYISRKHRDRVMAKVMKDPRLMAGMDPKTMPFDAKRMIYGGFKIAVAAERASQ; this is encoded by the coding sequence GTGACTTACGTCGACGGCTTCGTCGTGCCGGTGCCGAAGAAGAAACTGCCTGACTATCTCAAGCTGGCGCGGCGCGCCCGCAAGGTCTGGATGGAGCATGGCGCGCTGAGCTATGTCGAGGCGGTCGCCGACGACGCGCCTGTCGGAGAGATCACGTCCTTTCCGCGCAGCGTGAAGCTGAAGCCTGATGAGACCGTGATCTTTTCCTGGATCACTTACATCTCGCGCAAGCATCGCGACCGCGTGATGGCGAAGGTGATGAAGGATCCGCGGCTCATGGCCGGCATGGATCCGAAAACCATGCCGTTCGACGCCAAGCGGATGATCTATGGCGGCTTCAAGATCGCGGTCGCCGCTGAACGCGCTTCGCAATGA
- a CDS encoding SRPBCC domain-containing protein — MSAQLAGDQRPHLTLQRRFHATPAQIFGAWTDPKQLIRWFGPDEGKVESAKTDLRVGGRYHIVFFTEDGEMHDVSGVYQEVVTNEKLKFTWRWITLPERESLVTVTLKADGDHTIMTLLHEQFFDENARDGHREGWTGAFDKLEKLFASA, encoded by the coding sequence ATGTCCGCCCAGCTCGCCGGAGACCAACGCCCCCACCTCACCCTCCAACGTCGTTTCCATGCCACGCCGGCGCAAATCTTCGGAGCCTGGACCGACCCGAAACAGCTGATCCGCTGGTTCGGCCCCGACGAGGGCAAGGTCGAGAGCGCGAAGACCGATCTGCGTGTCGGCGGCCGCTACCACATCGTCTTCTTCACCGAGGACGGCGAGATGCATGACGTCAGCGGCGTCTATCAGGAGGTGGTGACGAACGAGAAGCTGAAATTCACCTGGCGCTGGATCACGCTGCCGGAGCGCGAGTCGCTCGTGACCGTCACGCTGAAAGCGGACGGCGATCACACCATCATGACGCTGCTGCACGAACAGTTCTTCGACGAGAATGCGCGCGACGGCCATCGCGAAGGCTGGACCGGCGCGTTCGACAAGCTGGAGAAACTGTTCGCCTCCGCGTGA
- a CDS encoding aspartate carbamoyltransferase catalytic subunit: MSAHNSLSSFPHRHLLGIEGLSRPDIVALLDMAEDYVALSRQVEKKKSTLRGRTQINLFFEPSTRTQSSFELAGKRLGADVMNMSVSSSSVKKGETLIDTAATLNAMRPDIIVVRHHAAGAVHLLSRKVDCSVVNAGDGQHEHPTQALLDALTIRRNKGRIEGLVITICGDIMHSRVARSNIILLQALGARVRVCGPRTLLPIGIERMGVEVHTDLKKALNGADIVMMLRLQRERMNGGFVPSSKEYFRYWGLDAEKLAFAKGDALVMHPGPMNRGVEISSEVADGAQSLIREQVEMGVAVRMAVMEALARNLPNH, from the coding sequence ATGAGCGCGCATAATTCGCTTTCGAGCTTCCCCCATCGCCACCTTCTGGGCATCGAGGGGCTTTCCCGTCCTGACATCGTCGCCTTGCTCGACATGGCCGAGGATTACGTCGCGCTGTCGCGCCAGGTGGAGAAGAAGAAATCCACCTTGCGCGGCCGCACCCAGATCAACCTGTTCTTCGAGCCGTCGACGCGCACGCAGTCCTCGTTCGAACTCGCGGGCAAGCGGCTCGGCGCCGACGTCATGAACATGTCGGTGTCGTCCTCCTCGGTGAAGAAGGGCGAGACGCTGATCGACACGGCGGCGACGCTGAATGCGATGCGGCCTGACATCATCGTCGTGCGCCATCACGCGGCGGGCGCGGTGCATCTGCTCTCGCGGAAAGTGGACTGCTCCGTCGTGAACGCCGGCGACGGCCAGCATGAGCATCCGACGCAGGCGCTGCTCGACGCGCTCACCATCCGCCGCAACAAGGGCCGGATTGAAGGGCTCGTGATCACGATCTGCGGCGACATCATGCACAGTCGCGTTGCGCGCTCGAACATCATCCTTTTGCAGGCGCTCGGCGCGCGCGTGCGAGTCTGCGGGCCGCGCACGCTGTTGCCGATCGGCATCGAGCGCATGGGCGTCGAGGTCCACACCGACCTCAAGAAGGCGCTCAACGGCGCCGACATCGTCATGATGCTGAGATTGCAGCGCGAGCGCATGAATGGCGGCTTCGTGCCGTCCTCGAAGGAATATTTCCGCTATTGGGGCCTCGACGCGGAAAAGCTCGCCTTCGCGAAAGGGGATGCGCTGGTGATGCATCCGGGACCGATGAACAGAGGCGTCGAGATTTCATCCGAGGTCGCGGACGGCGCGCAATCGCTCATCCGCGAGCAGGTGGAGATGGGCGTCGCGGTGCGCATGGCCGTCATGGAAGCGCTCGCGCGCAACCTGCCGAACCATTGA
- a CDS encoding DUF4406 domain-containing protein, producing MMILVAGPYRSGTGDDPVKIKANVDAMTEASLRLFRAGHLPVMGEWYALPLIEHAGSQRVGDAAFDEIFHPVSRRLVAKCDAVLRIGGPSAGADEMVALAREHAKLVFTSEHDIPGVR from the coding sequence CTGATGATCCTCGTCGCCGGGCCCTATCGATCCGGCACGGGCGATGATCCCGTCAAGATCAAGGCCAACGTGGATGCGATGACGGAGGCGTCGCTGCGTCTGTTTCGCGCCGGCCATCTCCCCGTGATGGGCGAATGGTATGCGCTGCCGCTGATCGAACATGCGGGCTCGCAACGCGTTGGCGACGCTGCATTCGACGAAATCTTCCATCCGGTTTCGCGGCGCCTTGTCGCGAAATGCGATGCGGTGCTGCGCATCGGCGGCCCGTCGGCGGGCGCCGACGAGATGGTCGCGCTCGCGCGCGAGCATGCCAAGCTCGTGTTCACGAGCGAACACGACATTCCGGGAGTCCGTTGA
- a CDS encoding dihydroorotase has protein sequence MPQTDPRPLLLVNARLVDPASGRDEKGGLFIQNGVIREIGPSVVASSAPDGAEIVECRGLIVAPGLIDMQAFAGEPGAEHRETLRTLSEAAAGGGVTSLVCLPNTDPPVDDPAIVDFLLRRARDRAVVRVYPLAALTKGRKGEEMTEIGLLREAGAVAFAEGPKSVVNAQVMRRILVYAQETHSLVIHHVEDPDLIGDGVMNEGEFCSRLGLTGIPREAETIMLERDIRLLHLTGGRYHAAIVSCAASLDIIRRAKADGLSVTCGVSINHLTLNENDVGQYRSFCKVAPPLRHEDDRLACVDALEDGTIDVIVSDHNPQDVETKRLPFAECADGAIGVETMLSAALRLVHDGSVSLSRVLHAMSTRPAELLGLPGGRLAPGAPGDVILLDPDLPWVVDREKLKSRSKNSPFDEARLTGRAVKTIVAGRVVYDYR, from the coding sequence GTGCCGCAGACCGATCCGCGCCCGCTGCTGCTCGTCAATGCGCGCCTCGTCGATCCCGCAAGCGGTCGCGACGAGAAGGGCGGCCTTTTCATCCAGAATGGCGTCATCCGCGAGATCGGGCCCTCTGTCGTCGCCTCGTCCGCGCCTGACGGCGCCGAGATCGTGGAATGCCGCGGGCTGATTGTTGCGCCGGGCTTGATCGACATGCAGGCCTTCGCCGGCGAGCCGGGCGCCGAACATCGCGAGACGCTGCGCACCTTGAGCGAAGCCGCGGCCGGCGGCGGCGTCACGTCGCTCGTCTGCCTGCCGAACACCGATCCGCCGGTCGATGATCCCGCGATCGTCGATTTCCTGCTGCGCCGCGCGCGCGATCGCGCCGTCGTGCGCGTCTATCCCTTGGCGGCGCTGACCAAGGGTCGCAAGGGCGAGGAAATGACGGAGATCGGGCTTCTCAGGGAGGCCGGCGCCGTCGCTTTCGCCGAGGGGCCGAAGTCGGTCGTCAACGCGCAGGTGATGCGGCGCATTCTCGTTTATGCGCAGGAGACCCATTCGCTCGTCATCCATCACGTCGAGGATCCCGATCTCATCGGCGACGGCGTGATGAACGAGGGCGAGTTCTGCTCGCGGCTCGGTCTCACCGGCATTCCGCGCGAAGCCGAGACGATCATGCTGGAGCGCGACATTCGCCTGCTGCATCTCACGGGCGGCCGCTATCACGCCGCCATCGTGTCCTGCGCCGCGTCGCTCGACATCATCAGGCGCGCCAAGGCGGACGGGCTCTCCGTCACCTGCGGCGTGTCGATCAATCATCTCACGCTGAACGAAAATGACGTTGGCCAGTATCGCTCCTTCTGCAAGGTGGCGCCGCCGCTGCGCCATGAGGACGACCGGCTCGCCTGCGTCGACGCGCTGGAGGACGGCACGATCGACGTGATCGTGTCGGATCACAATCCGCAGGATGTCGAGACGAAGCGCCTGCCTTTCGCGGAATGCGCCGATGGCGCGATCGGCGTCGAGACCATGCTGTCGGCGGCGCTGAGACTCGTGCATGACGGCTCCGTATCGCTCAGCCGCGTGCTGCATGCGATGTCGACGCGGCCGGCGGAACTGCTGGGATTGCCCGGCGGCCGTCTTGCGCCCGGCGCGCCCGGCGACGTCATCCTGCTCGATCCTGATCTTCCCTGGGTCGTCGATCGCGAGAAGCTGAAATCGCGTTCGAAGAATTCGCCGTTCGACGAGGCGCGGCTCACCGGGCGCGCGGTGAAGACCATCGTTGCCGGCCGCGTGGTCTACGACTACCGTTGA
- the plsY gene encoding glycerol-3-phosphate 1-O-acyltransferase PlsY translates to MLLIFIAGYLLGSIPFGLLLTKLAGGPDIRTIGSGNIGATNVLRTGNKKLAAATLLLDGLKGTAAALVGYWWGGPQLALLGCLGALLGHCFPVWLGFKGGKGVATFIGCLFGVAWKAALAFIAIWLAVAWLSRYSSLAALAATIVTPLMLWMLGAGAAAQLFAMMGLLVVIMHHENISRLIAGTESKIGKKG, encoded by the coding sequence ATGCTGCTGATCTTCATCGCAGGCTATCTCCTCGGCTCCATCCCGTTCGGCCTGCTGCTGACGAAGCTTGCGGGCGGGCCCGACATCCGCACGATCGGCTCCGGCAATATCGGCGCGACCAATGTGCTGCGCACCGGCAACAAGAAGCTCGCCGCCGCGACGCTGCTGCTCGACGGGCTGAAAGGCACGGCCGCCGCGCTGGTCGGATATTGGTGGGGCGGGCCGCAATTGGCGCTGCTCGGCTGTCTCGGCGCGCTGTTGGGACACTGCTTCCCGGTCTGGCTCGGCTTCAAGGGCGGCAAGGGCGTCGCGACCTTCATCGGCTGTCTGTTCGGCGTCGCCTGGAAGGCGGCGCTCGCCTTCATCGCGATCTGGCTCGCGGTCGCCTGGCTCTCGCGCTACTCCTCGCTGGCGGCGCTTGCCGCGACCATCGTGACGCCCCTCATGTTGTGGATGCTCGGCGCAGGCGCGGCTGCGCAGTTGTTTGCGATGATGGGGTTGCTCGTCGTGATCATGCACCACGAGAATATCAGCCGCCTGATCGCCGGGACCGAAAGCAAGATCGGCAAGAAAGGTTGA
- the dprA gene encoding DNA-processing protein DprA, whose protein sequence is MLLSDAQRLDWLRLFRSEGVGPRTFRALINRHGGARAALDALPDMAARAGKTVVVCSVAEAEAELAAAARLEARFVAMGEEGYPFALSQIADPPPLIAVRGDLRALARPAVAIVGSRNASAAGLRMTELLAQGVGAHGYVIVSGLARGIDAKAHETSLKAGAVAVLAGGHDRIYPSEHKPLSEEIIANGGAVVSEMPFGWTPRGRDFPRRNRIISGLALATIVVEAARKSGSLITARFALEQGREVFAVPGSPLDPRAEGTNDLIRQGATLVSEPSHVTDVLTPLLPPQAEGGLLANSAPPERQRPLWDELDWPELSLVAAPTAPEGWENSGDGEQLDLVPPDSRLLGLMSSSPIEVDELSRIAALPVRQVRAMLAELDLAGRIERHGADRVSLRPV, encoded by the coding sequence ATCCTGCTCTCCGACGCGCAACGCCTCGACTGGCTTCGGCTGTTCCGTTCCGAAGGCGTGGGTCCGCGCACCTTTCGCGCCTTGATCAATCGCCATGGCGGCGCGCGCGCGGCGCTCGACGCGCTGCCCGACATGGCGGCGCGCGCCGGCAAGACCGTCGTGGTTTGTTCAGTCGCGGAAGCGGAGGCGGAACTCGCTGCGGCGGCGCGGCTTGAAGCGCGTTTCGTCGCCATGGGCGAGGAAGGCTATCCCTTCGCATTGTCGCAGATCGCCGATCCGCCGCCGCTCATCGCCGTGCGCGGCGATCTTCGCGCGCTGGCGCGTCCGGCGGTCGCGATCGTCGGTTCGCGCAACGCCTCCGCTGCGGGGCTGCGCATGACAGAGTTGCTGGCGCAGGGCGTTGGCGCGCATGGCTATGTCATCGTGTCGGGCCTTGCGCGCGGCATCGACGCGAAAGCGCATGAGACGTCATTGAAAGCGGGTGCCGTCGCCGTGCTCGCCGGCGGGCATGACCGCATCTATCCCAGCGAGCACAAGCCGCTCTCGGAAGAGATCATCGCGAATGGCGGCGCCGTGGTCAGCGAGATGCCGTTCGGATGGACGCCGCGCGGGCGCGATTTTCCCCGGCGCAATCGCATCATCTCGGGGCTGGCGCTCGCGACCATCGTCGTCGAGGCGGCGCGCAAATCAGGCTCGCTGATCACCGCGCGCTTTGCGCTGGAGCAGGGGCGTGAAGTGTTCGCCGTGCCGGGCTCGCCGCTCGATCCGCGCGCGGAGGGGACGAATGATCTCATCAGGCAGGGCGCGACCTTGGTCTCGGAGCCTTCGCATGTGACCGACGTGCTGACGCCGCTTCTGCCGCCGCAGGCGGAAGGCGGGTTATTGGCGAACAGCGCGCCGCCGGAGCGTCAGCGACCGCTCTGGGACGAGCTCGATTGGCCCGAGCTTAGTCTCGTAGCCGCGCCGACCGCGCCGGAGGGTTGGGAAAATTCCGGCGACGGCGAACAGCTCGATCTTGTGCCGCCGGACAGCCGCTTGCTCGGGCTGATGTCGTCGAGCCCGATCGAAGTGGATGAGCTGTCGCGCATCGCGGCGCTGCCGGTGAGGCAGGTGAGGGCGATGCTCGCGGAACTCGACCTAGCTGGCCGCATCGAACGGCATGGCGCCGATCGCGTCTCGCTCAGGCCGGTTTAG
- a CDS encoding AEC family transporter, which translates to MSSLAASLVPVFLVILVGCATKLIGVLDRAAWDGFERVTYYILFPALLGGTLAMTDLRSVPALSLGATLSASVLTMAALLLAAAPLLRQWAKIDGPAFCSLFQGATRWNSFVAIAMALNLYGKEGVALAAVAAVAMVPLLNICATLVHSYYGAGKRLNGAAFLRSLAANPFIWAPLLGLAWSLSGVTMPGVFATSIDVMGRAALAAGLLCVGAGLEISGLHRPRPALLISLALKLLIMPLFALFWARTFGVQGTALAIAMLSASVPTASGSYLLARQLGGDAPLMAEILTVQTLVAMVTMPLMMQLGV; encoded by the coding sequence ATGTCTTCCCTCGCCGCCAGCCTCGTCCCCGTCTTTCTCGTCATTCTCGTGGGCTGCGCGACCAAGCTGATCGGCGTCCTCGACCGGGCCGCCTGGGACGGCTTTGAGCGGGTCACTTATTACATCCTCTTCCCCGCCCTGCTCGGCGGCACGCTCGCCATGACCGACCTGCGCAGCGTGCCGGCTCTGTCGCTCGGCGCGACACTCTCGGCCTCGGTGCTGACCATGGCGGCGCTGCTCCTCGCCGCCGCGCCGCTCTTGCGCCAATGGGCCAAGATCGACGGGCCGGCCTTCTGCTCGCTGTTTCAGGGCGCGACGCGCTGGAACAGTTTCGTCGCCATCGCCATGGCGCTCAATCTCTATGGCAAGGAAGGCGTCGCGCTCGCCGCGGTCGCCGCCGTCGCCATGGTGCCGCTGCTCAATATCTGCGCCACGCTCGTGCATTCCTATTACGGCGCTGGAAAACGACTGAACGGCGCGGCTTTCCTGCGCTCGCTCGCCGCCAATCCCTTCATCTGGGCGCCGCTCCTCGGCCTCGCCTGGAGCCTGAGCGGAGTGACGATGCCCGGCGTGTTCGCGACCTCGATCGACGTCATGGGTCGCGCGGCGCTCGCGGCGGGATTGCTCTGCGTCGGCGCCGGTCTCGAAATCTCGGGCCTGCACAGGCCGCGTCCCGCCCTGTTGATCAGCCTCGCCCTGAAGCTGCTGATCATGCCGCTGTTCGCGCTGTTCTGGGCGCGGACCTTCGGCGTGCAGGGGACGGCTCTCGCCATCGCCATGTTGAGCGCGAGCGTGCCGACCGCCAGCGGCTCCTATCTGCTGGCCCGCCAGCTCGGCGGCGATGCGCCGCTGATGGCGGAAATCCTGACGGTCCAGACGCTTGTCGCCATGGTGACGATGCCGCTGATGATGCAGTTGGGCGTCTGA
- the ruvX gene encoding Holliday junction resolvase RuvX, which translates to MPAAVFDEVEAFARALPARGALVGLDLGTKTIGVAVSDVTRLVATPLETIRRVKFTPDVERLESIMAERDIVGVVIGLPLNMDDSEGPRAQSTRAFVREFAKRISAPFCFWDERLSTDWSHDHLIAQGMKSPTARAEVIDRVAASHILQGALDRMRALKV; encoded by the coding sequence ATGCCAGCCGCTGTTTTCGATGAGGTTGAAGCCTTCGCCCGCGCCCTGCCCGCGCGCGGCGCGCTTGTCGGCCTCGATCTCGGAACGAAGACCATTGGCGTCGCCGTCAGCGACGTCACGCGTCTCGTCGCGACGCCGCTCGAAACCATCCGCCGCGTGAAATTCACGCCTGACGTAGAGAGGCTGGAATCAATCATGGCGGAGCGCGACATCGTCGGCGTCGTGATCGGCCTGCCGCTCAATATGGATGACAGCGAAGGCCCGCGCGCGCAGTCGACGCGCGCCTTCGTCAGGGAATTCGCGAAACGGATTTCAGCGCCGTTCTGTTTTTGGGACGAGCGGCTGTCCACTGACTGGTCGCACGACCATCTGATCGCGCAAGGCATGAAATCGCCCACCGCGCGCGCCGAAGTGATCGATCGCGTCGCGGCGAGCCATATTCTTCAGGGCGCGCTCGACAGGATGCGCGCCCTGAAAGTCTGA
- a CDS encoding metal-dependent hydrolase, with the protein MKAIWFGHSAFRLEFGSSVVLIDPFLTGNPSFKGDVGEASAGATHILITHGHGDHVGDALKIAADTGAKVVTNYDLSMWLASQGLKSFDPMNTGGTTDQGEFSVTLVRADHSAGMGEAGVNVPLGSANGIVITPKIKGEPVVWHCGDTDIFSDMKLICQIHKPKVALVPIGDRFTMGVATAAMAVKKFMPGVKTVAPTHYASFPPLAPDAKAFIRAARGAKAKVIAPAAGEPFVLK; encoded by the coding sequence ATGAAAGCGATCTGGTTCGGCCATTCGGCCTTTCGTCTGGAGTTCGGATCGAGCGTCGTGCTGATCGATCCGTTCCTGACCGGCAATCCATCCTTCAAGGGCGATGTCGGCGAGGCGAGCGCCGGCGCGACCCATATCCTGATCACGCACGGCCATGGCGATCACGTCGGCGACGCCTTGAAGATCGCCGCCGACACGGGCGCCAAGGTCGTCACCAATTACGACCTCAGCATGTGGCTTGCGAGCCAGGGTCTCAAGAGCTTCGATCCCATGAACACCGGCGGAACCACCGACCAGGGCGAATTCTCGGTCACACTGGTGCGCGCCGATCATTCCGCGGGCATGGGCGAGGCCGGCGTCAACGTCCCTCTCGGCAGCGCCAATGGGATCGTGATCACGCCGAAGATCAAGGGCGAGCCTGTCGTCTGGCATTGCGGCGACACCGACATCTTCTCCGACATGAAGCTGATCTGCCAGATCCACAAACCGAAGGTCGCTTTGGTTCCGATCGGGGATCGCTTCACCATGGGCGTGGCGACCGCGGCTATGGCGGTGAAGAAATTCATGCCCGGCGTGAAGACCGTCGCGCCCACCCACTACGCGTCGTTTCCCCCGCTCGCGCCGGACGCCAAGGCCTTCATCAGGGCGGCGCGGGGCGCGAAGGCGAAAGTGATCGCGCCGGCCGCCGGCGAGCCTTTCGTCCTGAAATAG
- the plsX gene encoding phosphate acyltransferase PlsX yields MSDRIVRISIDAMGGDHGPEVIIPGAALALERHPGLRFLLFGDKARIEAALDAHPALRAAVDIRHTDVAVSMTDKPSQALRKGRRVSSMWQALEAVKKGDADVAVSAGNTGALMAMAMFCLKLMSGIERPAMAGLWPTLRSESIVLDVGATIGADSKHLVSLAVMGAAMARIVLGIERPSVGLLNVGVEEVKGIEDVKEAGKFLREANLPGMTYHGFVEGDDIGKGATDVVVTEGFTGNIALKTAEGTAKQIGAYLRGAMTSSFMAKIGYLFARSAFTALREKMDPSRANGAVFLGLEGIAVKSHGGADARGIASAIDVAYDMAHYDLRTMIRDSLAATEAQRMSLSFAPDAEPSDA; encoded by the coding sequence ATGTCAGACAGGATCGTGCGCATTTCGATCGACGCCATGGGCGGCGATCACGGGCCGGAGGTGATCATTCCAGGCGCGGCGCTCGCGCTTGAGCGGCATCCCGGCCTGCGTTTCCTGCTGTTCGGCGACAAGGCGCGGATCGAGGCGGCGCTCGACGCCCATCCCGCGCTGCGTGCGGCTGTCGATATCAGGCACACGGATGTCGCGGTGTCGATGACCGACAAGCCGAGCCAGGCGCTGCGCAAGGGGCGGCGCGTCTCGTCGATGTGGCAGGCGCTGGAGGCGGTGAAGAAGGGCGACGCCGACGTCGCGGTCTCCGCCGGCAACACCGGCGCGCTGATGGCGATGGCGATGTTCTGCCTCAAGCTGATGTCCGGCATCGAGCGGCCCGCCATGGCCGGCCTGTGGCCGACGCTGCGCAGCGAAAGCATCGTGCTCGATGTCGGCGCGACGATCGGCGCGGATTCAAAGCATCTCGTCTCGCTCGCCGTGATGGGCGCCGCCATGGCCCGCATCGTGTTAGGCATCGAACGCCCCAGCGTCGGCCTCCTCAATGTCGGCGTCGAGGAGGTGAAGGGCATCGAGGATGTGAAGGAGGCCGGCAAGTTCCTGCGCGAAGCCAACCTTCCCGGAATGACCTATCACGGCTTCGTCGAGGGCGACGATATTGGCAAGGGCGCGACCGATGTGGTCGTCACCGAGGGCTTCACCGGCAACATCGCGCTCAAGACGGCGGAGGGCACGGCCAAGCAGATCGGCGCCTATCTGCGCGGCGCGATGACGTCCTCCTTCATGGCGAAGATCGGCTACCTCTTCGCCCGCAGCGCCTTCACCGCCTTGCGCGAGAAGATGGACCCGTCGCGGGCCAACGGCGCGGTGTTTCTCGGCCTCGAAGGCATTGCGGTCAAAAGCCACGGCGGCGCCGACGCGCGCGGCATCGCCAGCGCCATCGATGTCGCCTATGACATGGCGCACTATGATCTTCGGACGATGATCCGAGACAGTCTTGCAGCGACGGAGGCGCAGCGCATGAGCCTGTCCTTCGCCCCCGACGCGGAACCGAGCGACGCATGA
- a CDS encoding beta-ketoacyl-ACP synthase III, translating to MNKLRSVVRGSGAALPKRIIDNAEMATLVDTSDDWITQRTGIKSRHIAGEGETTGSLATAAARAALAEAKLEPNDIDLIVLATSTPDHTFPATATEVQHELGITHGAAFDVNAVCSGFVYGLSTADKFLRSGDYKRALVIGAETFSRILDWTDRTTCVLFGDGAGALLLEAQPSSGGRNDRGVLSSHLRSDGRYRDKLYVDGGPSTTKTVGHLRMEGREVFRHAVINLAETIQETLRATGYAATDIDWFVPHQANRRIIDATSHKLGIDPARVVLTVDKHGNTSAASIPLALATARGDGRIKDGDLVLIEAMGGGFTWGSALIRW from the coding sequence ATGAACAAGCTGAGGTCTGTGGTGCGCGGAAGCGGAGCCGCGCTGCCCAAACGCATCATCGACAACGCCGAGATGGCGACGTTGGTCGACACCTCCGACGACTGGATCACGCAGCGCACCGGCATCAAGTCGCGGCATATCGCGGGCGAGGGCGAAACCACGGGAAGCCTCGCCACGGCGGCGGCGCGCGCGGCGCTTGCCGAAGCGAAGCTCGAGCCTAACGACATCGATCTGATCGTGCTCGCGACCTCGACGCCTGATCACACCTTTCCCGCGACGGCGACCGAAGTGCAGCACGAACTCGGCATCACGCATGGCGCGGCTTTCGACGTGAACGCGGTGTGCTCGGGATTCGTCTATGGCCTGTCCACGGCCGACAAGTTTCTTCGCTCCGGCGACTACAAGCGCGCGCTCGTCATCGGCGCTGAAACTTTCTCGCGCATTCTCGACTGGACCGATCGCACGACCTGCGTGCTCTTCGGCGACGGCGCAGGCGCGTTGCTTCTCGAGGCGCAGCCTTCGTCGGGCGGTCGTAACGATCGTGGCGTGCTGAGTTCGCATCTGCGTTCCGACGGCCGCTATCGCGACAAGCTCTATGTCGATGGCGGACCCTCGACGACGAAGACCGTGGGTCATTTGCGCATGGAAGGACGCGAAGTGTTCCGCCACGCGGTGATCAATCTCGCCGAGACGATCCAGGAAACGCTGCGCGCCACAGGCTACGCCGCGACTGATATCGACTGGTTCGTGCCGCATCAGGCGAACCGGCGCATCATCGACGCCACGTCGCACAAGCTCGGCATCGATCCGGCCCGCGTGGTGCTGACCGTCGACAAGCATGGCAATACGTCGGCCGCGTCGATTCCGCTTGCGCTCGCGACGGCGCGCGGCGATGGCCGGATCAAGGACGGCGATCTCGTGCTCATCGAGGCGATGGGAGGGGGCTTCACCTGGGGATCGGCGCTGATTCGCTGGTGA
- a CDS encoding integration host factor subunit alpha, translated as MAGRTKTRADLSEAVYQRLGLSRAESAQLVEQVLKEICDSLERGENVKLSSFGSFIVRSKNERVGRNPKTGVEVPISPRRVMVFKASNVLKARINGETVPDED; from the coding sequence ATGGCGGGCCGAACAAAAACACGGGCCGACCTGAGCGAGGCTGTCTATCAACGCCTCGGGCTTTCGCGCGCGGAATCGGCGCAACTTGTCGAACAGGTGCTGAAGGAAATCTGCGACAGCCTCGAACGCGGCGAGAATGTGAAGTTGTCGTCGTTCGGCTCCTTCATCGTCAGATCGAAGAATGAGCGCGTCGGCCGCAATCCGAAGACCGGCGTCGAGGTGCCGATCAGTCCGCGTCGGGTCATGGTGTTCAAGGCGTCGAATGTCTTGAAGGCGCGCATCAATGGTGAGACCGTTCCGGATGAGGATTGA
- a CDS encoding MerR family transcriptional regulator produces MEIGRALNMPADTFEKAPDAYRTISEVAEDLDIPQHVLRFWETRFSQIRPLKRGGGRRYYRPDDVALIKGIRALLYGQGYTIKGVQRILKDQGVKQVQALARAPASSPGPGAPPPAVAAEAARAIHEDLQDDEVEEDVAGEDSIDGADEPSVVHIAALNRESRAKLESALKELSDCRRMIAAARGEG; encoded by the coding sequence ATGGAGATCGGGCGCGCGTTGAATATGCCGGCGGACACATTCGAGAAGGCGCCGGACGCCTATCGCACCATCAGCGAGGTCGCAGAGGATCTCGATATTCCGCAGCATGTGCTGCGCTTCTGGGAAACGCGCTTCTCGCAGATCAGGCCGCTGAAGCGCGGCGGCGGTCGTCGCTATTATCGACCCGACGACGTCGCGTTGATCAAGGGTATTCGCGCGCTGCTCTACGGGCAGGGCTACACGATCAAGGGCGTGCAGCGCATCCTGAAGGACCAGGGCGTCAAACAGGTGCAGGCGCTTGCCCGCGCGCCGGCATCGTCGCCGGGACCGGGCGCGCCGCCGCCCGCCGTCGCCGCCGAGGCCGCGCGCGCGATCCATGAGGATCTGCAGGACGACGAGGTCGAGGAGGACGTCGCCGGGGAGGACTCGATCGACGGCGCAGATGAGCCTTCAGTCGTTCACATCGCCGCGCTCAACCGCGAATCGCGGGCGAAGCTCGAAAGCGCGCTCAAGGAGTTGTCCGACTGCCGGCGAATGATCGCTGCGGCGCGCGGAGAGGGCTGA